The Oncorhynchus mykiss isolate Arlee chromosome 22, USDA_OmykA_1.1, whole genome shotgun sequence sequence AAAgtgtcatgtgtgtgtgcactgcaACGCAGCCTTCCGAACCAACTACCATCTACAAAGACATGTATTCATCCACACTGGTATGTCTTATGACAGTCAAGCCTCTTGCTTTACATTAAATTAACAAAACTATGATCTAGGCCCTATGCTGTAAGCCTACTCATTATGCAGAAATTGTAACTAACACAATTTCCCATTGAATATAAGCAAGAAAAATATGGTTTAACTGACCAACTTGCTTGGTTTCAGGTGAGAAGCCATTTCAGTGCAGCCAGTGTGATATGCGCTTCATACAGAAGTACCTTCTCCAGAGACATGAGAAGATCCACACTGGTAAGATAATGCCCCACGAAGCTATGATTTAACTATGTTAGCCAATGGTTAGTCAAAGATCCCACCTGTTGAATGTTGATGTTACTAGCCCACAGAATGAGCTGTCCCTTTGACTTTGTCAGGTGAGAAGCCCTTCCGCTGTGAGGAGTGTGGCATGAGGTTCATTCAGAAATACCACATGGAGAGGCACAGAAGGACCCACAGTGGAGAGAAGCCCTATCAATGTGACTACTGCCACCAGGTTGGTTATTTATGTTATCAAAGCACATCTCAATGGCCTGGTCCcatatctgtttgtgctgtatagccaactcctatggtttGCCATGATAGACAATGACCTTAGGAGTTACCAAGATGGCACAAATAGTATACATCACTAGTTCAAATTCTAGTTTAAAACTGGTTTAAATAGCATgcagatgtttctttaaaaacatttattcTACTACTATCCATGTATGCCACAAACCCATTCGGTTTGTTTTCCACAGTACTTCTCCAGAACTGACCGGGTTCTAAAGCACAGGCGCATGTGCcatgagatgaaggagaggaaagCCCACAAGGCTGCAGCAGCGGGGAAAGATGGAGGACTCCTGCGCAACACAGAATCTCTGGGCTTTTCCTTCTCTGCCAAAGAGTGCTCGCTGCCCAAGAAGAAACGCTTGAAGACATCAGACAAGTCTCAATGCTCAGCTGCTGTCACTGAAGACGTTGCCACGGTCACTTCTCTTGGCGCCATGGATAAGGAGGTGGAGCAAAGACCGAACAAAATCGAATGTCTACCTCTCTATGCAGTTACCTCCAAGGTGGTCAAAGATGAGTATGTGGTGGCAGATTATTCTGTGGAGCTTCCAGACTCGTCCGGCGAGCAGCATTTGGGGCTGGGTGGGGAGAATCTCTCCTCTGAGGAGATTCATCCTCCCAAGCTGGTCCTTAAGAAGGTCCCCAAGAGGAGTTTGAAGCAACCAACTGAACCCGAACCACCTGTGAGTCTGTCCCCTTTGTCCTCTTTTGAAGATGGCAAAATCACCAGGTACACGTTTGAGATTGTGGACAAACAAGGTCTTCTGGATGTGGATGTGGCCAATtctgacctggagccagtagatGCTCTCCAAGGAGGGCAGACGAAACCAGCATCCAGCAGCACAAACTACGATGATGCAATGCAGTTCCTGAAGAAGAAGAGGTATCTCCAGCAGGCCACTTTGTCCAACAACCGCAATTATGCCCTGAATGTAAGCAGCATCACGTCCCAGCCTTCCATTAGACAAGCCGCAGTGGCCAATGTCATCGACGAAACTGTTCCCGCCACCATCTTGGAACCCCAGCCGTTGAGCGTCGAGAGCAAGTCCAACCACGACAAGAACGTTCTCCCGGATGAGGTTCTCCAGACTCTCCTGGACCACTACTCAAACAAGGCCAATGGGCAACCTGATATCTCTTTCAGTGTGGCTGACACGGAGGTGACCTCCAGCATCTCCATCAACTCCTCGGATGTGTCTGAGGCCAGCCCGGTAGAGAGCCTGGGAGGTAACCCTCAAGCCCCACCAGCAGAGAAGTCTAGCCTCCTGCATGAGTACTCAAAGTTCCTTCAGCAAGCACTGGAGAGGACCAGCCAGAACGATAGCTACTTGAGCAGCCAGAGTCTTACCTTTGTCACCGAGAGCCCCAGTCTCTCCAACCAGCCTCTGTTCTCCACAGAGAAACAGAACCCTTCCCCCAGCAGGTTTACCACTGGTAGGTCAGGGATGAACTCTCCACTACGCTCTACCTTGGAGAAACCCCATTTTGGACTACTTGTAGGGGATTCCCAGCACTCTTTCTCGTTTTCAGGGGACGAAACGACCCCCTCAGCTGTGTCGCCAACCGAAGACTTTCTGGAAGAAGTTGCATCCTCGAAAAAGACTGATGCTCAAGGGTTGCATCAGACTTTTCAAATCAGCACCTTCGATCAGAACTTCCGGTCACAGTTCCAGGCCTCGTCACGTTCTGGAATCACCTCCCAATTTACTATTGCCAATGGACAAGTCAGTCTGCGAAGTCATGGAACAGACTTCTCTGAATTCTCCCTTGAGACGAGGTCTCAATTGAACTCTTCCCCTGATGCTACAAGGAGTCAAACGTTTGGTTGaggatatttttatttatttctgcgATCATTTTGGAAGGCACTTTTATATACATATCCTCTGTTCTGCCAAATAGGTTACACTGCAAAGGTGGCTGTTGCTCAAAGCAtttgtgattaaaaaaaaaaaaatatatatatatatatatacttttctgATTAAAATGGTCAATTGTGGTAATCATTAAaataggggtggggggggggggggggaatatctgTATGAGAAGCACTTTCCCATATGTAATTGGGTTGTGGGGGGAAAAGCACTCATGGGGTTTATTAGATTGTAAATTAAGAAATGTAAGCCACAAAGGTGTAATGAAAAGGATTTGGTTGCATAGTAACTCTTACATTATAATTATTTCTCTGTTTTCATTTTCTAATCGACTTTAATCATGTTTCTTCCACCTTTCTTTTTCTTGCTTTAACTCTCACCAGATATCTGGGTCTGTATTTATAAAGCATCTGGGAgtagtagtgctgatctaggatcagcttttactttgagatcataatgaataagactgTATGGATAGGGGGGTTGCCTGGCTACCAATCAACATCGCTTGCCTCCCCCAATGATTTGTAGAATGCAAGCACATTCTGACCTATCTAATTCGTCCCAGAAACCAATTAGTTGTGCTAGGGCCAGCCAACGTGACATTATCAACTGTGATACTCTGATTAGATTTGTTAGATGACCCAATCGCCATTGAATTTGTTTTGTACAACTCCCCTCATTTTGAAGTCGCACAAACAACTTCTAGGATGTAGGTTTCAGACAGAATGTATGTAGCGATCGATAGGGCAGCGGAAATACATTCGGGGtgagtcgtcaggcaaggtggctggtcctagatcagcactcttactctgaggCCCTATGAATACGGGGCCTGTTACCGTAGGCCATGTCAATATAACAGTTCTGAGATTCTTCTCATGCTATATAACTGCTGAATGTAGTCTTGTCCACTTGTTGATAATGTACAGTAAGACCTTTTCGTTTCAGTTTATCTGAACAGAATTCATTTCAAATTTTGTAAAGAATGTTTTCTTCAGTTGCTTGCTAAATTCCTTTTTCATGGTGTGTAGCCTGAAATatgattttatttgtatttgatCTTTTGATTTAATAAGTCTTAGTTTAAAGTCACTTGATTCAAAGCTCTCCCCTGGAAGAAATGTATGGTGGTTGGTGTGGAATGAagtacactacataaccaaaagtatgtggacacctgctcatcaaacatctcattccaaaatcctatgcattaatatggaatttgtcccccctttgctgctataacactcttatgggaaggctttctactaaatgctggaacattgctgcagggacttggttCCATTCATCCACGACTAtcagtgaggttgggcactgatgttgggcgattaggcctgactcgcagttgggtttccaattcatcccaaaggtgtgcgatggggttgaggtcagggctctgcaggccagtcaagttcttccacaacgatcttgacaaaccatttctgtatggacctcactttgtgcacggggtattgttatgctaaaacaggaaagggctttccccaaactgttgccacaatggtGGAggtacagaattgtctagaatgacattgtatgctgtagtcTTAAGTTTTCCCTACAGTAAAGGACCTACTCCTGGtatcagccaaacccagatttgtccgtcagactgccataTGGTaaaacgtgattcatcactctagagaacgcaTTTCTACTGCTcgagagtccaatggcggctagctttacaccactccagccaacgcttggcattgcgtatgatgttcttaggcttgtgtgcggctgctcggccatggaaaagtATTTCATGACGCTCCTGAcaaacaaaccatttttgtactgatgtttcttccagaggcagtttggaactcggtagtgagtgtcaatgtttgtctgtggatattccatggctgtgtgctagattttatacacttgtccgcaacatgtgtggctgaaatagcccaatccaccaatttgaaggggtgtccacatactctctgtgtgtgtcattcTTCATCCAAATCAATAGTACTTGATAGAAATAGGTTGGTCTTGACCATTCTAAATAATCTAAAGATACTAAAGCAATTTAATTTGTCTGAATATTAAATGATGTTTGCACAATGTGAGGTAAGTGAGGTTAATTGATGATCTTTTTAGGGTTTAGATCATGGTTCAAATGAGAACCTAAATGCTTTGTTATTGGTCATCGAAATGTTATACAGTTATGTTGCATGCACTTATTGGGAAACAAATCATGGTTCATTGCAGATGTATCAATCTAAACAGTCATTGGAGACTTAAGTCTCTCTAGAAGGTGTTGGTAGTCTTACGGCTGTTTTCCCAGTAGCAGGTGAAGACCGCAAGGGGGGAAAAAATCCATGAGTAGAGTGGGAAATCACCCCGTAAAGTTATATCAAATAATCATTGTGTTTTGTACACACTTTATTACGGGTGAATGTATGTCAgcgtagctaggtttccatccagttggtgacagattttcatgtgaatattctaaactctgcataaaaacaatatgcacattttcccaccagagatgtttccatctaattgacttgttgtggataaaaggctgtgcgtgatgacgtcgtccccataACTTTTGAGATTCAATTAAAAATCGCGTTTTCAACTCTACTGTTTGTTTTGTCCCACCCAAATGTTATTATATAGGGAAAGTTCCAACTCTGGTCTTTGCATGTGTTCTCtatagccaacagctcgcagacaCAGTGCGGGTTGGCTAATATTTGTTAAATGACAGCCAAGCATAGATATTTGTTAAATGGCAGCCAAGCatagatcatcatgtcaccagaataagacactCAATATATGTATTGGAAAACAACGTCAAGCTTGCACTTTCACcatcctgtgaagttcataacttatttcatctgtagcctaataaactgcatgctttcccgacgAGTCgaagtgggaggaccacacaccatatcatcccatgactccaagtttacttcaaaATGATGGTTCTTATATCAATATTTGGGCATTTACACTGCCATTTCTTGCCTAATATATTTTACCAACACAAAAAGATCCATGTTGAACTAACATTATCTGTGGGCATTAATAGAATTGTACTGAAACTTCTGCTTTCCATCACAACTATCGTGATTATTTTATACGTTTtgactttactcacataaaaactGTTGCTGGAAacgtgattttttttgttgtaaaagaATTGCCCATTCTGCAGTACTTTATATCCTACATTGCACATATAGTTGTAAGAGATTCAAGTTTGTCTTTCATTTAGGCTCCTGTCCTGGAAAATATCTTCATTAGTTGTCATCagtgccttttaaaaaaaaatatttccagCCATCCCCATATGTTTCATAGTCATTTTTGGTGACTGTCAATTAAATATACTGGCCCATCTGCACTTTCTGAAACAAACCCAATTCAAAGTTATTTACAATGAAAGTGGAACTTTCTGCTCTTTAAAAGGACGTCCCTTTCAAACGTTTTACCCCTCTTGCTATTACAGCAAAGACTGACCACTGGCATCTCTTCCGATTTTCTATCTTTTGTAGCACAGATATGATACATGTTTTATCTACCGGTAATCTATTGTTAGGGTGTTTTATGTGTGCTCTCACATTAGCAAAAGTGGTAGGATGGCTTTTAGTGGCCAAGAAAGTTCACATGACATTTTAAGTGA is a genomic window containing:
- the LOC110501780 gene encoding zinc finger protein 148, whose protein sequence is MNIDDKLEGMLLKCGGGVDESVGLGGGGPVVMTLGERGLDHHPLLADDDEEDDDDLTGVSMVSHDLIPTDEMVVHEETVNGREWGMNQRLSHKLPVSIKQELKLTSDQLMLGKKERKQPRDFTECHKKKKRKQRSPAKILTINEDGSLGLQSPKCHVCVHCNAAFRTNYHLQRHVFIHTGEKPFQCSQCDMRFIQKYLLQRHEKIHTGEKPFRCEECGMRFIQKYHMERHRRTHSGEKPYQCDYCHQYFSRTDRVLKHRRMCHEMKERKAHKAAAAGKDGGLLRNTESLGFSFSAKECSLPKKKRLKTSDKSQCSAAVTEDVATVTSLGAMDKEVEQRPNKIECLPLYAVTSKVVKDEYVVADYSVELPDSSGEQHLGLGGENLSSEEIHPPKLVLKKVPKRSLKQPTEPEPPVSLSPLSSFEDGKITRYTFEIVDKQGLLDVDVANSDLEPVDALQGGQTKPASSSTNYDDAMQFLKKKRYLQQATLSNNRNYALNVSSITSQPSIRQAAVANVIDETVPATILEPQPLSVESKSNHDKNVLPDEVLQTLLDHYSNKANGQPDISFSVADTEVTSSISINSSDVSEASPVESLGGNPQAPPAEKSSLLHEYSKFLQQALERTSQNDSYLSSQSLTFVTESPSLSNQPLFSTEKQNPSPSRFTTGRSGMNSPLRSTLEKPHFGLLVGDSQHSFSFSGDETTPSAVSPTEDFLEEVASSKKTDAQGLHQTFQISTFDQNFRSQFQASSRSGITSQFTIANGQVSLRSHGTDFSEFSLETRSQLNSSPDATRSQTFG